Proteins encoded in a region of the Rutidosis leptorrhynchoides isolate AG116_Rl617_1_P2 chromosome 9, CSIRO_AGI_Rlap_v1, whole genome shotgun sequence genome:
- the LOC139866917 gene encoding protein PTST, chloroplastic isoform X1 — protein MECHTMNTQSHRLLSCQQGKKHISWFLWRNRISSLANTNGFQYNCLKPGRRFSHSRVVYCLPTSVEVEFSSMQSNIYSKTDDDDVNDDSATDADALPIDNDQLKSLLADAERANLLKKLSEANQHNRYLKRQLLVREDSLAQFKSDLAVTEIEIQALVNMAKEIANYGIPAGSRKINGKYIQSLLYSRLQGVQEKLKKQKKDVELVESKEVSLFWSGMAESVQVMGSFDGWSHGEYLSAEYTGTYTRFSISLMLRPGRYEIKFLVDGEWLLSTEYPTVGEGLMKNNLLIVE, from the exons ATGGAGTGTCATACAATGAACACTCAATCACACAGGTTGTTGTCATG CCAACAGGGTAAGAAACACATATCATGGTTTTTATGGCGAAATAGAATTTCAAGTCTCGCAAATACGAATGGATTTCAGTATAATTGTCTGAAACCTGGTAGACGTTTTTCACATTCCAGAGTAGTTTACTGTTTGCCCACTTCTGTTGAGGTAGAATTTTCATCAATGCAGTCAAATATCTACTCAAagactgatgatgatgatgttaatgatgattCTGCTACCGATGCAGACGCTCTACCGATCGACAATGATCAG CTAAAGTCGCTTCTTGCTGATGCTGAAAGAGCAAATCTTTTAAAGAAACTCAGTGAAGCCAATCAGCACAACCGCTATCTTAAACGTCAG TTGCTTGTAAGGGAGGATTCTCTAGCTCAGTTTAAAAGTGATCTTGCTGTCACTGAAATTGAGATCCAG GCATTGGTGAATATGGCCAAAGAAATTGCGAATTATGGTATTCCTGCAGGTTCAAGAAAAATAAATGGGAAATACATTCAATCTCTTCTTTATTCACGGTTACAAG GTGTGCAAGAGAAATTGAAGAAGCAAAAAAAGGATGTGGAACTTGTAGAGTCAAAAGAAGTGTCCCTATTCTGGTCTGGCATGGCAGAG AGTGTGCAAGTAATGGGCTCATTCGATGGATGGAGTCATGGAGAATACTTGTCAGCAGAGTATACTGGTACCTACACTAGGTTCTCCATATCACTAATGCTTAGACCTGGAAG GTACGAAATCAAATTCTTAGTGGATGGGGAATGGCTACTGTCAACGGAATACCCAACTGTTGGAGAGGGCCTTATGAAGAACAATTTGCTGATTGTTGAATAG
- the LOC139866917 gene encoding protein PTST, chloroplastic isoform X2: MECHTMNTQSHRLLSCQQGKKHISWFLWRNRISSLANTNGFQYNCLKPGRRFSHSRVVYCLPTSVEVEFSSMQSNIYSKTDDDDVNDDSATDADALPIDNDQLKSLLADAERANLLKKLSEANQHNRYLKRQALVNMAKEIANYGIPAGSRKINGKYIQSLLYSRLQGVQEKLKKQKKDVELVESKEVSLFWSGMAESVQVMGSFDGWSHGEYLSAEYTGTYTRFSISLMLRPGRYEIKFLVDGEWLLSTEYPTVGEGLMKNNLLIVE, from the exons ATGGAGTGTCATACAATGAACACTCAATCACACAGGTTGTTGTCATG CCAACAGGGTAAGAAACACATATCATGGTTTTTATGGCGAAATAGAATTTCAAGTCTCGCAAATACGAATGGATTTCAGTATAATTGTCTGAAACCTGGTAGACGTTTTTCACATTCCAGAGTAGTTTACTGTTTGCCCACTTCTGTTGAGGTAGAATTTTCATCAATGCAGTCAAATATCTACTCAAagactgatgatgatgatgttaatgatgattCTGCTACCGATGCAGACGCTCTACCGATCGACAATGATCAG CTAAAGTCGCTTCTTGCTGATGCTGAAAGAGCAAATCTTTTAAAGAAACTCAGTGAAGCCAATCAGCACAACCGCTATCTTAAACGTCAG GCATTGGTGAATATGGCCAAAGAAATTGCGAATTATGGTATTCCTGCAGGTTCAAGAAAAATAAATGGGAAATACATTCAATCTCTTCTTTATTCACGGTTACAAG GTGTGCAAGAGAAATTGAAGAAGCAAAAAAAGGATGTGGAACTTGTAGAGTCAAAAGAAGTGTCCCTATTCTGGTCTGGCATGGCAGAG AGTGTGCAAGTAATGGGCTCATTCGATGGATGGAGTCATGGAGAATACTTGTCAGCAGAGTATACTGGTACCTACACTAGGTTCTCCATATCACTAATGCTTAGACCTGGAAG GTACGAAATCAAATTCTTAGTGGATGGGGAATGGCTACTGTCAACGGAATACCCAACTGTTGGAGAGGGCCTTATGAAGAACAATTTGCTGATTGTTGAATAG
- the LOC139866917 gene encoding protein PTST, chloroplastic isoform X3: protein MQSNIYSKTDDDDVNDDSATDADALPIDNDQLKSLLADAERANLLKKLSEANQHNRYLKRQLLVREDSLAQFKSDLAVTEIEIQALVNMAKEIANYGIPAGSRKINGKYIQSLLYSRLQGVQEKLKKQKKDVELVESKEVSLFWSGMAESVQVMGSFDGWSHGEYLSAEYTGTYTRFSISLMLRPGRYEIKFLVDGEWLLSTEYPTVGEGLMKNNLLIVE, encoded by the exons ATGCAGTCAAATATCTACTCAAagactgatgatgatgatgttaatgatgattCTGCTACCGATGCAGACGCTCTACCGATCGACAATGATCAG CTAAAGTCGCTTCTTGCTGATGCTGAAAGAGCAAATCTTTTAAAGAAACTCAGTGAAGCCAATCAGCACAACCGCTATCTTAAACGTCAG TTGCTTGTAAGGGAGGATTCTCTAGCTCAGTTTAAAAGTGATCTTGCTGTCACTGAAATTGAGATCCAG GCATTGGTGAATATGGCCAAAGAAATTGCGAATTATGGTATTCCTGCAGGTTCAAGAAAAATAAATGGGAAATACATTCAATCTCTTCTTTATTCACGGTTACAAG GTGTGCAAGAGAAATTGAAGAAGCAAAAAAAGGATGTGGAACTTGTAGAGTCAAAAGAAGTGTCCCTATTCTGGTCTGGCATGGCAGAG AGTGTGCAAGTAATGGGCTCATTCGATGGATGGAGTCATGGAGAATACTTGTCAGCAGAGTATACTGGTACCTACACTAGGTTCTCCATATCACTAATGCTTAGACCTGGAAG GTACGAAATCAAATTCTTAGTGGATGGGGAATGGCTACTGTCAACGGAATACCCAACTGTTGGAGAGGGCCTTATGAAGAACAATTTGCTGATTGTTGAATAG